In the genome of Drosophila subpulchrella strain 33 F10 #4 breed RU33 chromosome 2L, RU_Dsub_v1.1 Primary Assembly, whole genome shotgun sequence, one region contains:
- the LOC119547615 gene encoding protein FRA10AC1 homolog: MSGSQLFPVNLNNLTAKERHNYILNHYVLNSPAEAESRRHKRDIDVIRENHRFLWDDEEADTDSLSWEQRLALRYYKKLFKEYCIADLSRYKENKIALRWRTEQEVVTGTGQFQCGSRHCGERENLRSWEVNFKYIEKGAPLNALVKVRLCPTHTDQLNYRTKKREYKKQRRRAKEERRAERKRKRRRLDDEQESSTDSEEEEEEAGKSATESQPETNEVPTTEDTPADDQIWQQQPDLGQEQTSREQEFERYLEDLLF; this comes from the exons ATGAGCGGCTCGCAATTATTCCCCGTGAATCTGAACAATCTGACCGCAAAGGAGCGACACAACTATATCCTCAACCACTACGTGCTCAACTCCCCGGCGGAGGCTGAATCCCGCCGCCACAAGCGGGACATCGATGTGATACGGGAGAACCACCGCTTTCTGTGGGATGATGAAGAGGCGGACACCGATTCCCTCAGCTGGGAGCAGCGCTTGGCCCTGCGCTACTACAAGAAGCTGTTCAAGGAGTACTGCATTGCCGATCTGTCCCGGTACAAGGAGAACAAGATAGCGCTGCGCTGGCGAACGGAGCAGGAGGTGGTCACCGGGACCGGGCAGTTCCAGTGCGGCAGTCGGCACTGCGGGGAGCGGGAGAATCTCCGCAGCTGGGAGGTGAACTTCAAGTACATCGAAAAGGGTGCGCCCTTAAATGCGCTGGTTAAG GTGCGCCTTTGTCCCACGCACACGGATCAGCTTAACTATCGCACCAAGAAGAGGGAGTACAAGAAGCAGCGAAGGAGGGCCAAGGAGGAACGACGGGCTGAGCGAAAACGAAAGCGTCGCAGGCTGGATGACGAACAAGAGAGTTCCACAGATAGCGaagaagaggaggaggaggctgGAAAATCCGCCACCGAATCCCAACCAGAAACAAACGAGGTGCCCACCACCGAAGACACCCCGGCTGACGATCAGATCTGGCAGCAACAGCCCGATCTCGGTCAGGAGCAAACCTCCAGGGAGCAGGAGTTCGAGCGCTACCTAGAGGATCtccttttttaa
- the LOC119547610 gene encoding ATP-binding cassette sub-family A member 3: protein MACSCSPLFFVFLRKNLLYLRCNFLPLFLICIGFGGVLTAYLHWSTKPVQLQMEEFEPKNEMALKETYFPGNEQDYIYYAPQSSNVEDIVNLLRVDLGLIPERLRAYNNSFEMQLNMEQQCRSNCFAISFDQVPDRGSGGKFRYSLSSNQMRISPRKRFVNDEEINHQKDDDDYIRAGFLTLQHILDKQYMKYQELGNNYEILVSSMPNLEVISMDSHRLTYFGTLCSILFNVVLLSTFVVPFVEEKQNGLKEFLNLVTPMSFLNGLTFFLIRFVCYTALILVVLIVAYLYKALGLICFAYVAVLFLLYILSTMSYAYLISVCFHSVFYAKIGGLVMLIIPYVFSFVRSWATSLAFVFFSTNAFLEGLDIFQTFSNKHREFGAADLFREIKYDSSRMFWVYVVLVFQSFLYALLYNYLGCVFPGPGGLKRPIFFFLDPNTYRKRQRNEYTTAPRGTQAIIITELCKKFQTSKRETLISDNLNMTINNKEITVLLGHNGAGKTTMMNMIMGLVPKDSGKIVVCSERDVASYRHLIGFCPQHSVFMSYMTCLQHLEFFAQLRGAGRSNARDWANEKLTKLGLEDKKDHFGKDLSGGMKRRLSLGIAIAGNTKIVILDEPSSGLDINSRRELWDILLNLRKEKAILVTTHYMEEAEVLGDTICILANGKLQSIGSPLQLKRKSGIGYRLKLEVNDFTYRENEIMEIIHDFVPTARVLNVVKPTVYICLPYAYKKCFAEMLHKLEAKTNQLGINTISMTDTSLEDVFLSCAGEQDQVDTPDGSRNDAPLLTPYKRLPSQPLQPSLLQLWMAVFYKKWTFITNEWLYTLIMLSIPFVCVCGAILVMHAMSIVENEEALPLKLSQMGTGIVYIHNPTGHHAQVEQQLRQQIELSGITVKTLQLRGSNDVKNESLDLQRDNLADFLEQVIGILDMYGGGRGTADTPTIEIFYSGNRYHSSVELINLVDSAMLKLERQEADIDTTYVPIRRFVSDISPSRLEYYAVIVSVGMFFFMFYFISLPFREYANGFRQLQTMSRFTYWISHFAFDMLLLIFVCVTLFLLQYLVMPAELYSVADLKVIVLSIFFYCCSYLPILYALGNNFKSISTISTYLLLMLIVSAIAPLITSSNAAAMKLHETKIAFLRFLPDFNLNHQLRVINENFIARRRSGLMKNLLCEDTFFVYASAVGFLVMAFFTIVLEHKYLRKRLHDGLWNWKLPHKKSNSTGTLPSTPMSVIDDCAKEERRVEELIKTPSPDYPLIVSNLRKCYRDTVAVDGLSFAAERGECFGLLGVNGAGKTSTFQMIAANLPLDSGNIRIHDIEIQKDEVAYRHCFGYCPQYDALNKFMTAEQCLHYMALLRGLSNAPEGQASVKENVKYWLEKMHLTKYQQVQVRHYSGGTKRKLLAAMAMIGAPSLVLLDEPTTGVDPISRRFLWQCIKDFQGQDRTVVLTSHSMDECEELCNRLAIMAHGKFKCLNNICALKRLSGYTIKLKMKEDTETEENVSTITATLKAQFAGLELRESHAGTLTYFVGTQENVVLWSDVFKIAEDYLADRLSDLVEDYSVNECTLEDIFLKYEKESKSQAVSRQTSVQRSPQINYV from the exons ATGGCTTGCAGTTGCAGCCCACTGTTCTTTGTCTTTCTGCGGAAGAACCTGCTCTACCTAAGATGCAACTTCCTGCCGCTGTTCTTGATCTGCATCGGATTCGGCGGAGTCCTCACCGCCTATCTGCACTGGTCGACCAAGCCCGTGCAGCTCCAAATGGAGGAGTTTGAGCCCAAAAATGAG ATGGCGCTCAAAGAAACGTACTTTCCCGGAAATGAACAGGACTACATATACTATGCACCCCAATCCTCGAATGTGGAGGACATTGTGAATCTCCTGCGGGTGGACCTGGGGTTAATACCAGAGC GACTTCGGGCCTACAACAACAGTTTCGAGATGCAGCTAAACATGGAGCAGCAGTGCCGGTCGAATTGCTTCGCCATCAGCTTCGACCAGGTGCCAGACCGCGGATCTGGCGGAAAGTTTCGGTACAGCCTGAGCTCGAATCAGATGAGAATTTCGCCCAGGAAGCGCTTCGTTAACGACGAGGAGATTAATCATCAGAAAG ATGATGACGATTACATTCGTGCCGGTTTCCTGACCTTGCAGCACATTTTGGACAAACAATACATGAAGTACCAGGAGCTGGGGAACAACTATGAAATACTGGTCAGCTCGATGCCAAACCTGGAGGTTATTAGCATGGACAGCCATCGTCTGACGTACTTTGGCACCTTGTGCAGCATCCTGTTCAATGTGGTTCTACTCAGTACCTTTGTTGTGCCCTTTGTGGAGGAGAAGCAGAACGGACTGAAGGAGTTTCTAAACCTGGTCACGCCCATGAGTTTCCTCAACGGCCTCACCTTCTTCCTCATTCGCTTCGTGTGCTATACAGCGCTGATACTCGTTGTCCTGATCGTTGCTTACTTGTACAAGGCACTGGGGCTGATCTGCTTCGCTTATGTGGCGGTGTTGTTTCTGCTTTATATATTGTCCACCATGTCGTACGCATATCTGATCTCTGTTTGTTTCCACTCAG TTTTCTATGCGAAGATTGGCGGCCTGGTGATGCTGATCATTCCCTATGTGTTCTCCTTTGTCCGAAGCTGGGCCACATCGCTGGCCTTTGTCTTTTTCAGCACCAACGCCTTTCTGGAGGGATTGGATATTTTCCAGACGTTCTCTAACAAGC ATCGCGAATTCGGGGCTGCGGATCTGTTTCGTGAAATCAAATACGATTCCTCTAGGATGTTTTGGGTCTATGTTGTTCTCGTTTTCCAATCCTTTTTGTACGCCCTGCTCTACAACTACTTGGGTTGTGTGTTTCCTGGTCCTGGCGGACTAAAGCGTCCTATTTTCTTTTTCCTAGAT CCCAATACCTACCGAAAACGACAACGCAATGAGTACACGACTGCTCCCCGCGGCACCCAAGCCATCATAATCACCGAGTTGTGCAAGAAGTTCCAGACAAGTAAGCGTGAAACGCTCATTTCGGACAACCTAAATATGACAATCAACAACAAGGAGATTACAGTCTTACTGGGCCACAATGGTGCCGGCAAAACCACGATGATGAACATGATAATGG GACTGGTGCCCAAGGATTCGGGCAAGATAGTTGTGTGCAGTGAGCGCGATGTGGCCTCCTATCGCCACCTGATTGGCTTCTGCCCGCAGCACAGTGTCTTCATGAGCTACATGACCTGTCTCCAGCACCTAGAATTCTTTGCCCAGCTGCGTGGAGCTGGTCGCTCCAATGCCCGTGATTGGGCAAATGAGAAGCTAACGAAACTGGGACTAGAAGATAAGAAAGACCATTTCGGAAAGGATTTGTCGGGGGGCATGAAGAGACGCCTTTCACTGGGTATCGCCATTGCCGGAAACACCAA AATTGTAATTCTTGATGAGCCCTCGTCGGGATTGGACATTAACTCGCGCCGTGAGCTGTGGGACATCCTTCTGAATCTGCGCAAGGAGAAGGCTATTTTGGTGACCACCCACTACATGGAGGAGGCCGAGGTCCTTGGGGACACCATCTGCATACTGGCCAATGGCAAGCTTCAAAGCATTGGGTCTCCTTTGCAATTAAAGCGCAAATCGGGCATCGGTTATCGCTTGAAACTGGAGGTCAACGATTTTACGTATCGCGAAAACGAAATAATGGAAATAATCCACGACTTTGTACCAACAGCCAGGGTCTTG AATGTGGTGAAGCCCACTGTGTATATTTGCCTGCCGTATGCCTATAAAAAGTGCTTCGCTGAAATGCTACACAAACTTGAGGCGAAAACAAATCAACTGGGCATAAATACAATTTCCATGACCGACACTTCCCTGGAGGATGTTTTCCTAAG TTGTGCCGGGGAGCAGGATCAAGTGGACACCCCAGATGGATCCAGAAACGATGCCCCGCTACTGACCCCCTACAAAAGATTGCCCAGTCAGCCGCTGCAGCCCAGTCTTCTCCAACTTTGGATGGCGGTCTTTTACAAGAAGTGGACCTTTATCACCAACGAATGGTTATATACTCTGATAATG CTATCAATTCCCTTTGTTTGCGTTTGCGGGGCCATACTTGTGATGCACGCCATGTCCATAGTGGAGAACGAGGAGGCTTTGCCGCTGAAACTCAGCCAGATGGGCACAGGCATTGTTTACATCCACAATCCGACGGGCCATCACGCCCAGGTGGAGCAGCAGCTGCGTCAGCAGATCGAGCTGAGCGGAATCACGGTGAAAACACTGCAGCTGCGTGGGAGTAATGATGTGAAAAATG AATCTCTGGACTTGCAACGTGACAACTTGGCTGATTTCTTGGAACAGGTAATTGGCATCCTCGACATGTAcggcggtgggcgtggcaccgcGGATACGCCAACCATTGAGATCTTTTACTCGGGAAATCGCTACCACAGCTCAGTGGAGCTCATCAACTTGGTGGACTCCGCAATGCTGAAGCTGGAGCGTCAAGAGGCGGACATTGATACGACCTACGTGCCCATCCGTCGATTTGTCAGCGATATAAGTCCCTCCCGCCTGGAGTACTATGCGGTCATCGTGTCCGTCGGCATGTTCTTCTTCATGTTCTACTTCATCTCGCTGCCGTTCCGGGAATACGCCAACGGATTCCGCCAGCTGCAGACCATGTCGCGATTTACCTACTGGATATCTCATTTTGCCTTCGATATGCTGCTCCTGATCTTTGTCTGCGTCACACTCTTCCTTTTGCAATACCTGGTTATGCCCGCCGAGCTCTACTCCGTGGCGGATCTAAAGGTCATTGTATTGAGCATCTTTTTctactgctgcagctacctgCCCATTCTGTACGCCCTGGGCAACAACTTCAAGTCCATCTCAACGATATCCACCTATCTGCTTCTAATGCTGATCGTGTCGG CCATTGCCCCACTGATCACCTCCAGCAATGCGGCGGCCATGAAGCTGCACGAGACCAAGATCGCCTTCCTACGCTTCCTTCCGGACTTCAATCTGAACCACCAGTTGCGCGTCATCAACGAGAACTTCATTGCCCGTCGACGCTCGGGACTGATGAAGAACCTCCTCTGCGAGGACACCTTCTTTGTCTATGCCAGCGCCGTGGGTTTCCTGGTCATGGCATTCTTCACCATCGTGCTGGAGCACAAGTATCTGCGTAAGCGACTACACGATGGCCTCTGGAACTGGAAATTACCGCATAAGAAGTCCAACTCGACTGGTACCCTGCCCAGTACTCCGATGTCGGTTATTGATGATTGTGCAAAGGAAGAGAGGCGGGTTGAGGAGCTGATCAAGACCCCATCGCCGGATTATCCACTGATTGTGAGTAATCTTCGCAAGTGTTACCGGGACACGGTGGCTGTGGACGGATTGAGCTTTGCAGCCGAGCGCGGCGAGTGCTTCGGTCTCTTGGGTGTGAATGGAGCTGGCAAGACAAGCACATTCCAGATGATAGCAGCCAATTTGCCGCTGGATAGCGGCAACATACGCATCCATGACATTGAAATTCAAAAGGATGAAGTGGCATATCGCCATTGTTTTGGCTACTGCCCGCAGTACGATGCCCTGAATAAGTTCATGACCGCAGAGCAGTGTCTGCACTACATGGCATTGCTTCGAGGACTGAGCAACGCCCCCGAGGGGCAAGCCAGCGTCAAGGAAAACGTCAAGTACTGGCTGGAGAAGATGCATTTGACCAAGTATCAGCAGGTGCAAGTACGCCACTATTCGGGCGGCACAAAGCGCAAGCTTCTGGCGGCAATGGCCATGATTGGTGCTCCCTCATTGGTGCTCCTGGACGAACCCACCACCGGCGTTGATCCCATTTCGAGAAGGTTCCTCTGGCAGTGCATCAAGGACTTTCAAGGACAGGACCGCACTGTGGTGCTCACGTCGCATAG CATGGACGAGTGTGAGGAGCTGTGTAATCGCTTAGCTATCATGGCACATGGCAAGTTCAAGTGCCTAAATAATATTTGTGCCCTTAAGCGATTGAGCGGCTACACCATAAAACTTAAAATGAAGGAGGACACCGAAACGGAAGAGAATGTGAGCACGATCACCGCCACGCTGAAAGCGCAATTTGCGGGACTGGAACTGCGCGAGAGCCATGCCGGCACCCTCACCTACTTCGTAGGCACCCAGGAGAACGTGGTCCTCTGGTCGGACGTGTTCAAGATAGCGGAGGACTATCTGGCCGATCGGTTAAGTGACCTCGTGGAGGACTATTCTGTGAACGAGTGCACCCTGGAGGATATTTTTCTCAAGTACGAGAAAGAGTCAAAGTCACAGGCAGTGTCACGACAAACTTCGGTGCAACGAAGTCCCCAAATCAACTACGTTTAA
- the LOC119547612 gene encoding mitogen-activated protein kinase p38b, producing MSRKMAKFYKLDINRTEWEIPETYQNLQPVGQGAYGQVCKAVVRGTSTKVAIKKLARPFQSAVHAKRTYRELRLLKHMDHENVIGLLDVFHPGQPADSLEQFQQVYMVTHLMDADLNNIIRTQKLSDDHVQFLIYQILRGLKYIHSAGVIHRDLKPSNIAVNEDCELRILDFGLARPAESEMTGYVATRWYRAPEIMLNWMHYNQTVDIWSVGCIMAELLTGRTLFPGTDHIHQLNLIMEVLGTPADEFMSRISSESARNYIRSLPVMPRRNFRDIFRGANPLAIDLLEKMLELDADKRITAEQALAHPYMEKYHDPTDEQTAALYDQSFEENELPVEKWREMVFTEVTAFKPTAAFAELLPKEQ from the coding sequence ATGTCGCGCAAAATGGCCAAGTTCTATAAGCTGGACATCAATCGCACCGAGTGGGAGATACCGGAAACGTACCAGAACCTACAGCCCGTTGGCCAGGGAGCTTACGGGCAGGTGTGCAAGGCCGTCGTCCGCGGAACGAGCACCAAGGTGGCCATCAAGAAGCTGGCCCGGCCCTTTCAGTCGGCCGTCCACGCCAAGAGGACGTATCGGGAGCTGCGACTGCTGAAGCACATGGACCACGAGAACGTCATCGGTCTGCTGGACGTCTTTCATCCCGGACAGCCCGCCGATTCGCTAGAACAATTTCAGCAGGTCTACATGGTGACCCACTTGATGGACGCCGATCTGAACAACATCATACGCACCCAGAAGCTGTCCGACGACCACGTCCAGTTTCTGATCTACCAGATCCTGCGCGGTCTGAAGTATATCCACAGCGCCGGGGTCATCCATCGCGACCTGAAGCCCTCGAACATCGCGGTGAACGAGGACTGCGAGCTGCGCATCCTGGACTTTGGCTTGGCGCGTCCCGCTGAGAGCGAGATGACCGGGTACGTGGCCACGCGATGGTACCGGGCGCCCGAGATCATGCTCAACTGGATGCACTACAACCAAACGGTGGACATATGGTCTGTGGGATGTATAATGGCAGAGTTGCTGACGGGACGCACCCTCTTCCCCGGCACCGACCACATCCATCAGTTAAACCTGATCATGGAGGTGCTGGGCACGCCGGCCGACGAGTTCATGAGCCGCATCTCCTCGGAGAGCGCCCGGAACTATATCCGCTCACTGCCGGTTATGCCGCGCCGCAATTTCCGCGACATCTTCCGCGGCGCCAATCCGCTGGCCATCGATCTGCTGGAGAAGATGCTGGAACTGGACGCCGACAAGCGCATCACTGCCGAGCAGGCGCTGGCCCATCCGTACATGGAGAAGTACCACGATCCGACCGACGAGCAGACCGCCGCGCTCTACGATCAGAGCTTCGAGGAGAACGAGCTGCCGGTGGAGAAGTGGCGGGAGATGGTCTTCACCGAGGTGACGGCATTCAAGCCCACGGCCGCCTTCGCCGAACTACTGCCCAAGGAGCAGTAA